GGACTGAGAATGGCATAGATAGAATTTTCCAGCATCCAAACACGGTCTGCGACTGCTAGAGCCAGAGCCCCACCAGAACCACCTTCACCGATAATGATAGCAATAATAGGAACTTTCAAATCACTCATTTCCATGAGATTGCGAGCAATAGCTTCTCCCTGTCCACGTTCTTCCGCTCCCACACCAGGATAGGCACCTGCAGTATTGATAAAGGTCACAACTGGACGACCAAACTTTTCAGCCTGTTTCATCAAACGTAGGGCCTTGCGGTAGCCTTCTGGATGCGGTTGACCAAAATTCCGCTTGAGGTTATCTTGTAAACTCTTGCCTTTTTGGATACCAACCACTGTTACCGCTTGTTCCCCAAGCCAGCCAATACCACCAACAACTGCACCATCATCACGAAAAGAACGGTCACCGTGTAATTGGATAAATTCATCAAAAATGCCTGCAGCAAAGTCCAAAGTTGTCAAGCGACTCTGCTCACGCGCTTCTCTGACTATTTTTGCAATATTCATCTAGGACCCCCTCCGTGCAATCTGACTAGGCTAGCAATCGTATCTGGCAAATCTCTTCTTTTGACAATAGCATCCACAAAACCATGTTCCAATAGGAATTCTGCCTT
The Streptococcus toyakuensis genome window above contains:
- a CDS encoding acetyl-CoA carboxylase carboxyl transferase subunit alpha, whose translation is MNIAKIVREAREQSRLTTLDFAAGIFDEFIQLHGDRSFRDDGAVVGGIGWLGEQAVTVVGIQKGKSLQDNLKRNFGQPHPEGYRKALRLMKQAEKFGRPVVTFINTAGAYPGVGAEERGQGEAIARNLMEMSDLKVPIIAIIIGEGGSGGALALAVADRVWMLENSIYAILSPEGFASILWKDGSRAMEAAELMKITSHELLEMDVVDKVISEAGLSSKELIKNVKKELQAELARLSQKSLEELLEERYQRFRKY